In Hyla sarda isolate aHylSar1 chromosome 9, aHylSar1.hap1, whole genome shotgun sequence, the following proteins share a genomic window:
- the LOC130291115 gene encoding uncharacterized protein LOC130291115 — MARPLHDGNTSKPVGNIRAEAGRNFPSDVSACEASSSTICEQNLPVSHPAAPASHSLSPVCQRRPAPHFQNRLEMVNSCDPEPSSTPFEQRHCSYPESFSTGETTAYGLRHTVHEHSRVRMDTDVSNQNDAQGDRPLAGEVPLEREIALRLRRIGDQMNERYLQRRQVAQRQWWGPLRWHLTQIISEIVAALYNPLVDILPQN, encoded by the exons atggcgcGACCACTTCATGACGGGAATACCTCCAAGCCCGTGGGAAATATCCGGGCAGAAGCCGGCCGTAATTTCCCCTCCGACGTCAGTGCCTGCGAAGCCTCTTCTTCTACAATCTGTGAACAGAACTTGCCAGTGAGCCATCCCGCTGCCCCCGCCTCCCACTCCTTATCGCCCGTCTGCCAGAGACGCCCTGCTCCCCACTTCCAGAACAGACTTGAAATGGTTAACAGTTGCGACCCCGAACCTTCCTCGACCCCCTTTGAACAGAGGCATTGCTCTTACCCAGAATCCTTCAGCACAGGAGAAACCACTGCCTACG GTCTCAGGCATACAGTTCACGAACACTCCAGGGTGCGGATGGACACAGACGTATCTAACCAGAATGACGCCCAAGGAGATCGCCCCTTGGCAGGAGAAGTACCCTTAGAACGGGAGATCGCCCTACGCCTGCGCAGGATTGGGGACCAAATGAATGAACGGTATCTGCAAAGG AGGCAGGTTGCACAGCGGCAATGGTGGGGACCCCTGCGCTGGCATCTCACCCAAATCATCTCAGAGATTGTGGCTGCCTTGTACAATCCGCTTGTGGACATTTTACCGCAGAACTAA